The Drechmeria coniospora strain ARSEF 6962 chromosome 02, whole genome shotgun sequence genome has a segment encoding these proteins:
- a CDS encoding clathrin heavy chain — protein sequence MAPLPIKFQELVQLANVGVDTQAIGFNSCTLESDSYICIREKKSEAAQPEVVIVELKNGNNVTRRPIKADSAVMHWNRQIIALKAQSRTLQIFDLEEKKKLKSCTMNEDVQFWRWISETTLGLVTTSSVYHWDVFDSTQEAPSKVFDRNANLNGCQIINYRANAEGKWMVVVGISSQQGRVVGAMQLYSKDRGISQAIEGHAAAFGSLRLEGAPQDTKLFSFAVRTATGAKLHVVEVDHAESNPVFQKKAVDIFFPPEATNDFPVALQISQKYGVIFMVTKYGFIHLYDLETGGLIYMNRISSETIFTSCADGESSGLVGINRKGQVLFVTIDDSTIIPYLLENPANTEIAIKLASRAGLPGADNLYAKQFDQLFNSGSYMDAAKIAANSPRGFLRTAETIEKFKRLPTEPGQMAYTLQYFGMLLDKGVLNQQETLELAQPVLQQNRKHLLEKWLKEGKLDCSEQLGDLVRPYDVNMALSIYLKANVPQKVVAGFAETGQFDKILPYAAQTGYQPDYIQLLQHIIRVNPEKGAEFATALANSEQGPLVDFERVCDIFQSQGMIQQATAFLLDALKENLPEHARLQTRLLEMNLMHAPQVAEAILGNDMFTHFDRPRIAHLCEQAGLPQKALELYEDPEAIKRVVINIPGGANFNAEWLTEFFGKLSVEQSLDCLDAMMKHNMRQNLQAVVNIATKYSELLGPVRLIDLFEKYKTAEGLFYYLGSIVNLSEDPDVHFKYIEAATKSNQLNEVERICRDSNSYNPEKVKNFLKESKLPEQLPLIIVCDRFNFVHDLILYLYQNQQFKAIEAYVQRVNPGRTPAVVGGLLDVDCDEAVIKQLLSTVDAQQINIDELVSEVETRNRLKLLLPFLEATLQSGNQQQALYNALAKIYIDSNNNPEKFLKENDQYDTLTVGKYCEKRDPNLAYIAYSKGQNDLELVNITNENAMYRAQARYLLERSDAELWRFVLSENNIHRRSVVDQVTATAIPESTDPAKVSVAVSSFLENDLPLELIELLEKIVLEPSPFSDNQNLQNLLMFTAAKADKARVMDYIHKLDAYNADDIASSCVEVGLFEEAFEIYKKAGDKEAAVNVLVEHVVSIDRSQAYAEEVDIPEVWSKVAKAQLDGLRVPDAIDSYIRADDPKNYPEVIEIATHAGKNEELVKYLRMARKTLREPAIDTALAFCYARLDQLAELEDFLRATNVANIEESGDKAYDEGLFEASKIFFSSISNWAKLATTLVHLSDYQAAVECARKANNIKVWKQVHEACVGKKEFRLAQICGLNLIVDAEQLQALVKEYERNGYFDELIGLLEQGLGLERAHMGMFTELGIALSRYHPDRLMEHIKLFWSRMNLPKMIKACEEANLWPELVFCYCHYDEFDNAALAVIDRPENSWEHQQFKEILVKVANLEIYYRGIKFYVEQHPSLLTDLLAALTARIDVNRVVKMFQKNDSLPLIKPFLLNVQSQNKRIVNEAVNDLLIEEEDHKTLHDSVQNYDNYDAVELAARLEKHDLIFFRQIAASIYRKNKRWDKSIALSKQDKLFKDAIETAATSGKTDIVEDLVRYFVDIGHRECYAGMLYACNELIRPDLVLELSWRHGLTDFSMPYMINMLSQQTKEIALLKADNEVRKAKEKEQEKTDDNTPILGAGRLMITAGPGGAGTASPSLYGQTNGFAPQPTGYGY from the exons ATGGCGCCTCTGCCCATCAAGTTCCAGGAGCTCGTGCAGCTCGCCAACGTGGGAGTGGACACGCAAGCGATCGGCTTCAACTCATGC ACGCTCGAGTCCGATTCATACATTTGCATCCGAGAAAAGAAGAGCGAGGCGGCCCAGCCCGAGGTGGTCATCGTCGAGCTCAAGAACGGTAACAATGTCACGCGCCGACCCATCAAGGCCGACAGTGCCGTGATGCACTGGAACCGACAGATAATCGCCTTGAAGGCCCAGTCTCGGACGCTGCAGATCTTCGATCTCGAGGAAAAGAAGAAGCTCAAGTCGTGCACCATGAACGAGGACGTCCAGTTCTGGCGGTGGATCAGCGAGAccaccctcggcctcgtcaccACCAGCAGCGTCTATCACTGGGATGTCTTCGACTCGACCCAGGAAGCACCCTCCAAGGTCTTTGACCGCAACGCCAACCTCAAT GGATGCCAAATCATCAATTACCGCGCTAATGCCGAAGGCAAATggatggtcgtcgtcggcatctcgTCCCAGCAGGGCCGTGTCGTCGGAGCGATGCAGCTGTACTCCAAGGACCGTGGCATTAGTCAAGCCATCGAgggccatgccgccgcctttgGCTCCCTACGGCTCGAGGGTGCCCCCCAGGACACCAAGCTCTTCAGCTTCGCCGTCCGAACCGCCACCGGCGCCAAGCtgcacgtcgtcgaggtggacCACGCAGAGTCGAATCCCGTCTTCCAGAAaaaggccgtcgacatcTTCTTCCCCCCCGAGGCGACCAACGACTTCCCCGTGGCGCTGCAGATTTCCCAAAAGTACGGCGTCATCTTCATGGTCACCAAGTATGGCTTCATCCACCTCTACGATCTCGAGACGGGCGGCCTCATCTACATGAACCGCATTTCGAGCGAGACCATCTTCACGAGctgcgccgacggcgagtccTCGGGCCTCGTGGGTATCAACCGCAAGGGCCAGGTTCTCTTCGTCACCATCGACGACTCCACCATCATCCCCTACCTTCTCGAGAATCCGGCAAACACGGAGATTGCCATCAAGCTGGCGTCGAGGGCTGGATTGCCTGGTGCAGACAACCTCTACGCGAAGCAGTTTGACCAGCTCTTCAACTCGGGCAGCTACATGGACGCGGCCAAGATCGCCGCCAACTCTCCCCGAGGCTTCCTCCGCACCGCCGAGACCATCGAAAAGTTCAAGCGGCTCCCCACCGAACCCGGCCAGATGGCCTACACGCTGCAGTACTTCGGCATGCTCCTCGACAAGGGCGTCCTGAACCAGCAGGAgacgctcgagctcgcccaGCCGGTGCTGCAGCAGAACCGGAAGCACCTGCTCGAGAAGTGGCTCAAGGAGGGCAAGCTCGACTGTTCCGAGCAGCTCGGTGACCTCGTCCGCCCCTACGACGTGAACATGGCCTTGTCCATCTACCTCAAGGCCAACGTGCCCCAGAAGGTGGTCGCCGGCTTTGCCGAGACGGGCCAGTTCGACAAGATCCTGCCCTACGCCGCCCAGACGGGCTATCAGCCCGACTACATCCAGCTTCTGCAGCACATCATTCGCGTCAACCCGGAAAAGGGCGCCGAGTTCGCCACGGCTCTCGCCAACAGCGAGCAGGGCCCGTTGGTCGATTTCGAGCGTGTCTGCGACATCTTCCAGTCCCAGGGCATGATCCAGCAGGCCACGgccttcctcctcgacgccctcaagGAGAACCTGCCCGAGCACGCTCGCCTGCAGACCCGCCTGCTCGAGATGAACCTGATGCACGCCCcgcaggtggccgaggccatcctGGGCAACGACATGTTCACCCACTTCGACAGGCCGCGCATCGCCCACCTTTGCGAGCAGGCCGGCTTGCCTCAGAAGGCTCTCGAGCTGTACGAGGAtcccgaggccatcaagcgAGTCGTCATCAACATCCCCGGCGGCGCCAACTTCAACGCCGAGTGGCTGACCGAGTTCTTCGGCAAGCTCTCGGTCGAGCAGTCGCTCGACTGCTTGGATGCCATGATGAAGCACAACATGCGCCAGAAcctgcaggccgtcgtcaacatcgcgaccaagtactccgagctcctcggccccgTCCGCCTGATCGACCTGTTTGAAAAGtacaagacggccgagggcctcTTCTACTACCTCGGCAGCATCGTGAACCTGTCCGAGGACCCCGACGTGCACTTCAAGTACATCGAGGCCGCGACCAAGTCGAACCAGCTGAACGAGGTCGAGCGCATCTGCCGGGACAGCAACAGCTACAACCCCGAAAAGGTGAAGAACTTTCTCAAGGAGTCCAAGCTTCCGGAGCAGCTACCGCTCATCATCGTCTGCGACCGCTTCAACTTTGTTCATGACTTGATCCTCTACCTGTACCAGAACCAGCAGTtcaaggccatcgaggcctACGTTCAGCGTGTCAACCCGGGCCGgacgcccgccgtcgtcggtggcttgctcgacgtcgactgcgacgaggccgtcatcAAGCAGCTTCTGAGCACCGTCGATGCGCAGCAGATCAACATCGACGAGTTGGTCTCGGAGGTGGAGACCCGCAACCGCCTCAAGCTTCTGCTGCCCTTCTTGGAGGCCACCCTGCAATCCGGCAACCAGCAGCAGGCTCTCTACAACGCCCTCGCCAAGATCTACATTGACTCGAACAACAACCCGGAGAAGTTCCTCAAGGAGAACGACCAGTACGACACGCTCACCGTCGGCAAGTACTGCGAGAAGCGCGATCCGAACCTGGCCTACATTGCCTACTCCAAGGGCCAGAACGACTTGGAGCTGGTGAACATCACCAACGAGAACGCCATGTACCGCGCTCAGGCTCGATATCTGTTGGAGCgatccgacgccgagctctgGCGATTCGTCCTCAGCGAGAACAACATTCACCGTCGCTCCGTCGTTGACCAGgtcacggccacggccattCCCGAGTCCACCGACCCGGCCAAggtctccgtcgccgtctcatCCTTCCTCGAGAACGACCTGCCTCTGGAGCTcatcgagctcctcgagaaGATCGTGCTCGAGCCGTCTCCCTTCAGCGACAACCAGAACCTGCAGAACCTGCTCATGTTCACGGCCGCCAAGGCGGACAAGGCCCGTGTCATGGATTACATCCACAAGCTGGATGCGTacaacgccgacgacatTGCCTCCTCGTGCGTCGAGGTGGGCCTCTTCGAGGAGGCGTTCGAGATCTACAAGAAGGCCGGCGACAAGGAAGCTGCCGTCaacgtcctcgtcgagcatgtCGTCAGCATCGACCGCTCCCAGGCGTACGCGGAGGAGGTCGACATTCCCGAGGTCTGGAGTAAGGTTGCCAAGGCTCAGCTCGATGGCCTCCGCGTGCCCGACGCCATTGATTCCTACATCAGAGCCGATGACCCCAAGAACTACCCCGAGGTCATCGAGATTGCCACCCACGCCGGGAAgaacgaggagctcgtcaagTACCTGCGCATGGCCCGCAAGACGCTGCGGGAGCCTGCCATCGACACCGCCCTGGCCTTCTGTTACGCTCGCCTGGACCAGcttgccgagctcgaggacttCCTGCGGGCCACCAACGTGGCCAACATCGAGGAATCCGGCGACAAGGCCTACGACGAGGGTCTGTTCGAGGCGTCAAAGATATTCTTCAGCAGCATCTCGAACTGGGCCAAGCTCGCCACGACGCTCGTGCACCTCAGCGACTAccaggccgccgtcgaatgTGCCCGAAAGGCCAACAACATCAAGGTCTGGAAGCAAGTGCACGAAGCCTGCGTCGGCAAGAAGGAGTTCCGGCTGGCGCAGATCTGCGGCCTGAACTTGattgtcgatgccgagcagctgcaggcTCTCGTCAAGGAGTACGAGCGCAACGGTTACTTCGATGAGCTGATCGGACTGCTCGAGCagggccttggcctcgagcgcgCTCACATGGGCATGTTCACCGAGTTGGGCATCGCCCTCTCTAGGTACCACCCCGATCGCCTGATGGAGCACATCAAGCTCTTCTGGTCCAGGATGAACCTGCCGAAGATGATCAAGGCCTGCGAGGAAGCAAACCTGTGGCCGGAGCTCGTGTTCTGCTACTGCCACTACGACGAGTTCGACAATGCCGCCCTCGCTGTCATCGATCGTCCGGAGAACTCATGGGAGCACCAGCAGTTTAAGGAAATCTTGGTCAAGGTGGCCAACCTGGAGATCTACTACCGTGGCATCAAGTTCTACGTCGAGCAGCACCCGTCTCTTCTGACGGATCTTCTCGCGGCGTTGACGGCTCGCATTGACGTGAATCGCGTCGTTAAGATGTTCCAGAAGAATGACAGCTTGCCGCTGATCAAGCCTTTCCTCCTCAACGTGCAGTCGCAGAACAAGCGCATTGTCAACGAGGCTGTCAACGATTTGCTCATCGAAGAGGAGGACCACAAGACCCTCCACGATTCGGTGCAAAACTACGACAACtacgatgccgtcgagctggctGCCCGTCTGGAGAAGCATGACCTCATTTTCTTCCGCCAGATAGCCGCGAGCATTTACCGCAAGAACAAGCGGTGGGACAAGTCCATCGCCTTGTCCAAGCAGGACAAGCTCTTCAAGGATGCCATCGAGACTGCCGCCACGTCAGGCAAGACTGATATCGTCGAAGATCTTGTTCGATAC TTTGTCGACATTGGACACAGGGAGTGCTATGCCGGCATGTTGTACGCCTGCAACGAGCTCATCCGACCGGATCTGGTGCTAGAGCTGTCTTGGCGGCACGGCCTCACCGACTTTAGCATGCCTTACATGATCAACATGTTGTCGCAGCAGACCAAGGAGATTGCCCTGCTCAAGGCAGACAATGAGGTTCgcaaggccaaggagaaggagCAGGAGAAGACCGATGACAACACGCCTATTCTAGGCGCCGGTCGGCTCATGATCACTGCCGGCCCCGGTGGTGCTGGaacggcctcgccatccctGTACGGCCAGACCAACGGGTTCGCGCCGCAACCCACGGGCTACGGTTACTAG
- a CDS encoding hypothetical protein (related to dipeptidyl aminopeptidase B), whose translation MEPSSSAQEPAARQPRLSQGSLSSVSTTSLVFDRLQEEMEKDPAFRKSSRPPFREEADYDDPSNGEAGPFLHHPPAVPLQRKPMDRGFRRTLWIFVGVVVGVWFLALVVFVSTASHKHVTDSNRSPDADLDSAPSGNPVTLDHVFNGFWSPTSHSISWIASPDGQDGLLLEQNASGKDYLVVEDVRSNKDPAVRSSDLTIAKSRTLMKTGHFKYGNKPYWPEWLEPSPDLTKVLIGVDEEKNWRHSFTATYFILDVASGAVEPLYPDNDKAKVQLASWSPQSDAVAFTMENNLYVRRVNHSTPVVQITSDGGPEYFYGIPDWVYEEEVFSGREATWWSADGKYLAFLRTNETGVKDFAVQYYVSRPSGKQPPKGEEAYPEVRQIRYPKPGSHNPVVDLQFYDVAKGDVFSAHIQADFPPDDRIINNVLWANDKVLVKETNRVGDHLKVILVDIAAREAKTVKDIDVTKVDGGWFEISHETAFIPADVDQGRKLDGYIDTIIHDNFEHLAYFTPIDNPEPILLTSGDWDVDGGPLAVDLANNLVYFTGTKESSMQRHIYSVQLDGANLQPLTNTSADGYYTASFSSGAGFALLSYKGPEVPYQKVISTPATGAMYDRLIESNTLLADRVQSHDLPTLKYGVLELDNGVKVNYLERRPVHFSPEKKYPVLFQQYSGPGSQSVAMRFSVDFQSYVASALGYVVVTVDPRGTGFLGRKHRVCVRSQLGLLEAQDHIAAARHYASLDYVDPERLAIWGWSYGGFTTLKTLEQDAGRTFSYGMAVAPVTDWRFYDSIYTERYMRLPKDNAAGYDGSRVSNASALGLNKRFLLMHGTADDNVHFQNSLNLLDALDLASVENYDVHVFPDSDHSISLHHANRIVYDKLNNWLINAFNGEWLKIQNPKPIDDKRKRSEKRG comes from the exons ATGGaaccctcctcgtccgctcaGGAGCCCGCTGCCCGGCAACCTCGCCTTTCCCAAGGTTCGCTCTCCTCCGTGTCGACCACGAGCCTCGTCTTCGACCGGCTGCAGGAGGAAATGGAAAAGGATCCTGCCTTCCGAAAGTCCAGCCGGCCCCCCTTCCGGGAGGAAGCCGACTACGACGACCCTAgcaacggcgaggccggtCCCTTCCTCCATCATCCGCCCGCCGTCCCTCTGCAGCGAAAGCCCATGGATCGAGGCTTCCGACGGACCCTCTGGATtttcgtcggcgtcgtcgtcggcgtctggttcctcgccctcgtcgtcttcgtctccaCGGCCTCGCACAAGCACGTCACCGACTCGAATCGTAGCCccgatgccgacctcgactCCGCCCCTTCGGGCAATCCCGTCACGCTGGATCACGTTTTCAACGGCTTCtggtcgccgacgtcgcatTCCATCAGCTGGATTGCTTCCCCCGACGGCCAGGAtggcctgctgctcgagcaaAACGCCTCCGGCAAGGActacctcgtcgtcgaggacgttcGCTCGAACAAGGATCCCGCCGTTCGAAGCTCGGACCTGACGATCGCCAAGTCGCGCACGCTGATGAAGACGGGCCACTTCAAGTACGGAAACAAGCCCTACTGGCCGGAATGGCTTGAGCCGAGCCCGGATCTGACCAAGGtcctcatcggcgtcgacgaggagaagaacTGGCGTCATTCCTTTACCGCCACCTacttcatcctcgacgtcgcctccGGCGCCGTGGAACCCCTCTATCCCGACAacgacaaggccaaggttCAGCTCGCCAGCTGGAGTCCCCAaagcgacgccgtcgccttcaccATGGAGAACAATCTCTACGTTCGACGCGTCAATCACAGCACGCCCGTCGTTCAGATCACGAGCGACGGTGGTCCGGAATACTTTTACGGCATACCGGACTGGGTTTACGAGGAAGAGGTCTTCAGCGGCCGCGAGGCTACCTGGtggtcggccgacggcaagtaCCTCGCATTTCTGCGCACAAACGAGACGGGCGTCAAGGACTTTGCCGTCCAATACTACGTTTCCCGCCCCAGCGGCAAGCAGCCGCCCAAAGGGGAAGAGGCTTATCCCGAGGTTCGCCAAATCCGATACCCCAAACCGGGTTCTCACAatcccgtcgtcgaccttcAGTTCTACGACGTTGCCAAGGGTGATGTCTTCTCCGCGCACATCCAGGCCGATTTCCCCCCCGACGACCGCATCATCAACAACGTGCTGTGGGCAAACGACAAGGTCCTCGTCAAGGAAACGAACCGTGTCGGCGACCACCTCAAAGTCATCCTCGTTGACATTGCCGCCCGAGAGGCCAAAACGGTCAAGGACATAGACGTCACCAAGGTGGATGGAGGCTGGTTCGAGATATCCCACGAGACGGCCTTCATCCCGGCCGATGTTGACCAGGGTCGAAAGCTGGACGGATATATTGACACCATTATTCACGATAACTTTGAGCATTTGGCCTACTTTACCCCCATCGATAACCCTGAGCCCATACTGCTCACTTCGGGCGACTGGGACGTCGATGGCGGACCATTGGCCGTTGACCTGGCCAACAACCTCGTCTATTTTACCGGCACCAAAGAGTCCTCCATGCAGCGCCACATTTATTCTGTCCAGCTCGATGGTGCCAACCTCCAACCCCTCACAAACAcctccgccgacggctaTTACACTGCTTCCTTTTCGTCCGGAGCCGGCTTCGCCcttctgtcctacaaagggCCCGAGGTTCCTTACCAAAAGGTCATATCCACACCTGCCACAGGCGCCATGTACGATCGACTCATTGAATCAAACACGTTGCTGGCAGATCGTGTTCAAAGCCATGACCTTCCCACGCTCAAGTACGGTGTGCTTGAGCTGGACAACGGAGTCAAGGTCAACTACCTGGAGCGTCGCCCGGTTCACTTCAGCCCTGAAAAGAAGTACCCGGTGCTCTTTCAGCAATACTCGGGCCCGGGCTCTCAAAGCGTGGCCATGAGATTTTCTGTCGACTTCCAAAGCTACGTCGCCTCTGCCTTGGGctacgtcgtcgtcaccgtcgatcCCCGAGGCACGGGATTTCTCGGTCGCAAGCATCGCGTCTGCGTCCGCTCCcagctcggcctcctcgaggcgCAAGATCACATCGCTGCTGCCCGCCACTACGCCTCGCTCGACTATGTTGATCCCGAGCGTCTCGCCATCTGGGGCTGGTCCTACGGTGGGTTTACAACCCTAAAGACCCTCGAGCAGGACGCCGGACGGACGTTTTCGTAcggcatggccgtcgcccCCGTCACAGATTGGCGCTTCTACGACAGCATCTACACCGAGCGCTACATGCGTCTGCCCAAGGACAACGCGGCCGGCTACGATGGTTCCCGCGTCAGCAACGCGTCTGCCCTCGGCCTGAACAAGCGATTCCTGCTCATGCACGGCACTGCTGACGACAACGTCCACTTCCAAAACTCGCTcaatctcctcgacgcccttgaCCTCGCCTCCGTGGAGAACTATGACGTCCACGTGTTTCCCGACAGCGACCACAGCATCTCCCTCCACCATGCAAACCGCATCGTATATGACA AACTTAACAACTGGCTCATCAACGCTTTCAACGGCGAATGGCTCAAGATTCAAAACCCTAAACCGATAGACGACAAGCGAAAACGCTCGGAAAAGCGTGGCTGA
- a CDS encoding 60S acidic ribosomal protein P2, translated as MKHLAAYLLLGLAGKAEPSAADIKKVLSAVGIEADADRLSTLISELKGKDINELIAEGSSKLASVPSGGAGAAPAAGGAAAAGGAADAPAAEKEEEKEESDEDMGFGLFD; from the exons ATGAAGCACCTCGCAGCTtacctcctcctcggcctcgccggcaaggccgagccctccgccgccgacatcaAGAAGGTTCTCTCTGCCGTCGGCATTGAGGCTGATGCCGACCGTCTGTCGACTCTGATCTCTGAGCTCAAGGGCAAGGACATCAACGAG CTGATTGCTGAGGGTTCCTCCAAGCTGGCTTCCGTTCCTTCTGGAGGTGCCGGCGCTGCTCCCGCTGCCGgcggtgccgctgctgctggtggcGCTGCCGatgcccccgccgccgagaaggaggaggagaaggaggagtcCGATGAGGATATGGGTTTCGGTCTGTTCGACTAA
- a CDS encoding iron sulfur cluster assembly protein 1: MYMKQKAIWKLCVLLKSLWSARVRSIAMQTPLFAKDIVACIKPCAQVALRKVSRFVHGDDGNQAHMESPVHSRKQFCWVRAGRSAVSRPRNPGSMDKSDPSVGTGLVGAPACGDVMKLQIKVDESGTITDAKFKTFGCGSAIASSSYLTTLVKGMRLDDAAKIRNVDISKELCLPPVKLHCSMLAEDAIKAAIADYHGKNPQASISDLAGTSRKLEKEMAA; this comes from the exons ATGTACATGAAGCAAAAGGCAATCTGGAAACTATGCGTACTCCTCAAGTCGTTGTGGTCcgcacgagtacgga GCATCGCCATGCAGACACCGCTATTTGCAAAAGACATCGTTGCCTGCATCAAGCCATGTGCTCAAGTAGCCCTCCGAAAGGTCTCGCGCTTCGTacatggtgacgacggaaATCAAGCACACATGGAGTCTCCTGTGCATAGCCGGAAACAATTCTGCTGGGTGCGCGCTGGCCGGTCGGCTGTTTC TCGACCGAGGAACCCCGGCTCCATGGACAAGAGCGATCcctccgtcggcaccggcctgGTCGGCGCCCCGGCCTGCGGCGATGTCATGAAGCTCCAGATCAAAGTCGACGAGAGCGGCACCATCACCGACGCAAAGTTCAAGACCTTTGGCTGCGGTTCGGCCATTGCCAGCTCCAGCTACCTGACTACGCTGGTCAAGGGCATGCGTC tggacgacgccgccaagaTCCGCAACGTTGACATTTCCAAAGAACTCTGCCTGCCCCCCGTGAAGC TGCATTGCTCCATGCTGGCCGAAGACGCCATCAAGGCTGCCATCGCCGATTACCATGGCAAGAACCCCCAGGCTAGCATCTCCGACCTCGCCGGAACGAGCCGGAAACTGGAGAAGGAGATGGCGGCCTGA
- a CDS encoding SPT2 chromatin protein → MTIGDLLAQITGGKPTDSSTTPSPAPRSNPSLAKRKPEDDLRKDVSKTLRHVSPPSKVIQPERKTGEKAQFAHRPASGNNAVKPSPMPSRKAFGDAQISSRPAVSGRLPSTSARPSVAPKSTPKKGSFAEILARGQRAQAVMGQVGKIQHKKVEKGSRSMDATKTAAGTKKSSAQTSGSAARGPSGARKPAVGGGVNNGGSARKAASKQPTSPAKPATAKRHGAEEATVKKVKKAALVDTGYSGTARPTPDNAARKKDVPRGGALLKAPPTRSSSKRPRYEDDFDEELDDFIEYDDEEEDAPPRYRYDSEGSSDMEAGLDELDVEEHRAELLARKEDIEQERIERNLKAAKEERKMQALAALREKRR, encoded by the exons ATGACG ATCGGAGATCTCCTGGCCCAGATCACTGGCGGCAAACCGACTGACAGCTCGACGACTCCGTCCCCTGCGCCGCGATCCAACCCTTCACTGGCAAAGCGGAAGCCCGAGGATGACTTGCGGAAAGATGTCTCCAAGACGCTGCGCCATGTCTCGCCTCCCTCAAAGGTAATCCAGCCAGAGCGCAAAACCGGCGAGAAGGCCCAGTTTGCGCACCGACCAGCATCCGGCAACAACGCTGTCAAGCCTAGCCCGATGCCTTCTCGAAAGGCTTTCGGTGACGCCCAAATATCATCAAGGCCTGCGGTGAGCGGCCGACTGCCTTCTACCTCGGCCAGGCCATCAGTCGCGCCGAAGTCGACACCCAAGAAGGGATCATTTGCCGAAATTCTAGCACGGGGACAGCGAGCGCAGGCTGTAATGGGTCAAGTTGGCAAGATTCAACATAAGAAAGTCGAAAAGGGAAGCAGGTCGATGGACGCCACCAAGACTGCCGCAGGAACCAAGAAGTCGTCTGCACAAACCTCTGGCAGTGCGGCAAGGGGACCTTCGGGAGCAAGAAAGCCGGCTGTGGGTGGTGGAGTCAACAACGGCGGATCGGCAAGAAAGGCAGCCTCCAAACAACCGACGAGTCCAGCAAAACCTGCAACAGCCAAGCGTCATGGCGCGGAAGAAGCGACCGTCAAGAAGGTAAAAAAGGCAGCGCTTGTCGACACGGGCTATTCTGGCACGGCGCGGCCAACGCCCGATAACGCGGCCAGAAAGAAGGATGTACCTCGTGGTGGTGCCCTTCTGAAGGCGCCTCCCACACGTTCGAGTTCCAAGCGGCCACGCTACGAGGACGACTTTGACGAGGAGCTGGACGATTTCATCGAGtacgacgatgaggaggaggacgcgCCTCCCCGTTACCGTTACGACTCGGAGGGATCCTCGGATATGGAGGCTGGCTTGGACGAGTTGGACGTTGAAGAGCACCgcgccgagctgctcgctCGCAAGGAAGATATAGAACAGGAGCGCATCGAGAGGAATctcaaggcggccaaggaggagcgGAAGATGCAGGCTCTCGCGGCCCTGCGCGAA